The Acidobacteriota bacterium DNA window AATAAGTTTTGGACGAAGCGCAACGCCATCCCGGTCTTCATTGCCGCTGGCGCAGCCATCGTCGCGGGCATCGTGATTTACGCCACGCGCGAAGACCGGCTGCCCATTCAAGGCACCGGCCCGACCCAGATCGTGCCTTAACGGCAAGCCGCCGAAAATGTCCAACAGGCAGTTAGAGACTGGCCGAGCCAGCGACTCTAACTGCCTTTTTCTTTGCCTTGAGCTTGGGGGCGAGGCCGCGCGTTGAGTTGCGATCTGTTGCCTGACTCCTAGTCCCTGACTCCTGACTTGCCGGAAATCAACGGCTATTTTCAAGCGATCAGGAGTCAGGAACCAGGAGTCAGGCATCAGATTGAGTGTCAGGGTTCAATGGTTCACTCAACTTCGACCATTTGTCGCGCCCGCAGAATGGCTGGCGACGCTTGCCGAAAGCTGTCTCGCCAAGCAGAATGTGTAACCACCAACACCCGCAAACACAAAAAACCGAATGAGGAGTGACCACGAGCATTGATGTCCACTGCGATATTTGACCGCGCGCAAACCGCTGCGCATTTCATACGCCAACACCACCCCGCGCAAATTGATGTTGCCGTCGTACTCGGTTCCGGCTTAGGCGCGTTTGCCGAAACGCTGCGCGACCCGGTGATCATCCCCTACGAACAGATTCCCGAATTCGCCCGCTCGACCGTCGAGGGCCATTCGGGCCGTTTGGTAATCGGCCAATTGCCCCACACCGACCGGCGCATCAACGTCGCCGCGATGCAAGGGCGCTTTCATTATTACGAAGGCTATGCCTTGGAAGACGTGACCTTGCCCATGCGCACGTTCGGCGCGCTGGGCGTTAAAAAGCTGATCCTGACCAACGCGGCGGGCGGTGTGAATCCGGCTTTCAGACAAGGCTCGTTCATGCTCATCAGCGATCACATCAACCTGATGCTGTTCAGCCCGTTGCGCGGCCAACACGATGAACGGCTGGGCGCGCGCTTTCCCGACATGACCGAGGTTTACAGCAAGGCCTGGCGGCAACTCGCCAAAGAATGCGCGGCAGGCATGAATCTGCCGTTGAATGAAGGCGTCTATCTGGCCTTGCAAGGGCCGAATTACGAAACGCCCGCCGAAGTACGCATGGCTCGCTTGCTGGGCGGCGATGCGGTCGGCATGTCCACCGTGCCCGAAGCGATTGTCGCCAAACAGATGGGCATGGAAATTCTAGGCATCTCGCTCATCACCAACGCGGCGGCGGGCATTAGCGACGAACCCATCAACCACGCTGAAGTGATGGGCACGGGACGGCTGGTGAGCGGACAATTTTTGATGTTCTTGCAGCGCTTAATCGCGAGTAGTCAGTAGTCAGTAGAAGTACTGCTGACACTGACCACTGACCACTGACCACTGACCACTGACCACTGACCACTGACCACTGACCACTGACCACTGACTACTGACTACTGACTACCGATTACTATGATCATTGGCATCTCCGGCGGCACCGGGTCGGGCAAAACGACGGTGGCGCGGCGCATTTTGGAAAACGTGAGTGACGAGCAGATCGTGTTTTTGCAGCAGGACAGCTATTACCGCAACTTGGGTGACATGCCGGTGGAGTTGCGGCACCAGATCAATTTCGATCACCCCGATGCGCTCGATAACGATTTGTTCGTCAACCCGTCAAAGCCCTGCGCGCGGGCGAAGCCATTGCCATGCCGGTCTATGATTTCGCCAAACATCAGCGCAAAGTCGAGAGCGTACACATTGAGCCGAAGCCGATTCTGATCATCGAGGGGATTCTGGTGTTTGTGGATGCCGCCTTGCGCGCGTTGATGGACGTGAAGATTTTTGTGGATACGGATGACGACTTGCGTT harbors:
- a CDS encoding purine-nucleoside phosphorylase, producing the protein MSTAIFDRAQTAAHFIRQHHPAQIDVAVVLGSGLGAFAETLRDPVIIPYEQIPEFARSTVEGHSGRLVIGQLPHTDRRINVAAMQGRFHYYEGYALEDVTLPMRTFGALGVKKLILTNAAGGVNPAFRQGSFMLISDHINLMLFSPLRGQHDERLGARFPDMTEVYSKAWRQLAKECAAGMNLPLNEGVYLALQGPNYETPAEVRMARLLGGDAVGMSTVPEAIVAKQMGMEILGISLITNAAAGISDEPINHAEVMGTGRLVSGQFLMFLQRLIASSQ